The sequence GTGCGCGGACGGGTTGCCGGCCGTGGGGACGTCGCCGCACGGGTCGCGGCGGCGGTGCAAGAAGTGTGTACGCAGGGGGGCGTTCATGGCGTCATGGGACATTCAGCCGCAGGGAGTGCAGGGCCAGTTGAAGGTCGTCGGCACGCATGCCGAAGATCTGGGGAAAGTCCTCAACACACTGCTCTCTGACATGCAGGAAGTGGCTCAGGCAGCGGGTACGGCCGTGCCGGGCACGAGCGCCATGACGCCGATGCGCGGGCCGATGACCCCGGCGGGCAAGCCGTTGGGGCCGGTGGCCCCCGAATTGTTGTCACACAAGGCAACGGGTCCGGTCGCCGCGGCGCTGGTCGAGTACGTAACGAAGCGCAAGCCGCGCATGAAGGCAATGGCCGATCGCTGCCAGGCCGCTGTCCTGGGGGCTGCCAAAGCCACCAATGAGTATGTCCAGGGCGATCTGGAGGCGGCCAAGAACGCACAGACCGCCGCCCACGGGGTGCGGCTGGATGCTCTCAAGGACTTCGGGGGGAAGAAGAAGTGAGCGGCGGACCGGTCGACCCGGCCGATGTACCGGTCTTCACCGGTGATCTGGACGTTCTGGAAGCCAAGACGAAGGCGCTGTCCCGCGGCGGCTCCAAGGTCCAAACCGCTGGCTCGGACGTCCACAAGTCCTTCGGCGGGCTGGCCGCCTTCTACAAGGCGCCCGAGGCGGAGCAGCTGTTCGGCGTCACCAAGCCGGTGGAGCGCACGGCACACGACCTGAGTGACGACATGCATGTCATCGCCGGGGCTCTGAGCACCTACGCCCGTGAGATCAGGCCACTGATCCACCGGCTGAAGCAGCTCAAGCAGGAAGCCGCCGATTTCCGCGACAACGAGGCCGCCGAAGATGACTGGAGCGAAGACGGCGACCTGACCGAGGAGAACCTCAATCGCCGCAACAAGATCGCCGAGGTCTGGGCCGCGTTCCAGGAAGCCGAACGCGACTGCCACGCCAAGATCGTCGCGCTGGTAGGCGGCAAGGCACTCCACACGATCGATGCCTCCCA is a genomic window of Streptomyces sp. Edi2 containing:
- a CDS encoding DUF6507 family protein: MASWDIQPQGVQGQLKVVGTHAEDLGKVLNTLLSDMQEVAQAAGTAVPGTSAMTPMRGPMTPAGKPLGPVAPELLSHKATGPVAAALVEYVTKRKPRMKAMADRCQAAVLGAAKATNEYVQGDLEAAKNAQTAAHGVRLDALKDFGGKKK